A single window of Rana temporaria chromosome 1, aRanTem1.1, whole genome shotgun sequence DNA harbors:
- the LOC120922066 gene encoding vomeronasal type-2 receptor 26-like — MSASRVQKERSPTSPVEFVFVNSENCMKCPDDEWPNEKKDWCVPRVVEFLSYTDDPIVGVFSAVSILCCLLTGLILGIFIHYQDTPIVKANNRDLSYLLLVSIMLSFLCVFLFLGHPIDVTCMLRVTSFGVIFSVAVSSLLAKSIMVCIAFKATKPGSPWRKWMGAKLANFIICVFSLVQVIICVTWLSISPPFQDRDTHSYQGKIIIQCNEGSVIGFYSVLGYMGLLAAVSFIIAFLARTLPDSFNEAKYITFSMLVFCSVWIAMIPAYLSTRGKYMVAVEVFAIMASSSGLLGCIFFPKCYIILFRPDLNTKAAIH; from the exons ATGAGTGCGTCTCGTGTCCAGAAGGAGAGATCGCCAACATCTCCGGTAGAGTTTGTATTTGTTA ACAGTGAAAACTGCATGAAATGTCCTGATGATGAATGGCCAAATGAGAAGAAGGATTGGTGTGTTCCAAGAGTGGTGGAATTTCTCTCCTACACTGATGATCCCATTGTTGGAGTATTTTCAGCTGTCTCCATCCTCTGTTGTCTTCTGACTGGTTtaatattggggatatttatacatTACCAGGACACCCCCATTGTTAAAGCCAATAACCGGGACCTGAGCTATCTTCTCCTGGTCTCCATCATGCTGAGCTTCCTCTGTGTCTTCTTGTTCCTCGGCCATCCAATAGATGTGACCTGCATGCTCCGTGTCACCTCTTTTGGTGTCATCTTCTCGGTtgctgtctcttctctacttgccAAAAGTATCATGGTGTGTATTGCTTTTAAAGCCACCAAGCCTGGGAGTCCCTGGAGGAAATGGATGGGAGCCAAACTGGCCAATTTTATCATTTGTGTCTTCTCATTGGTTCAAGTCATAATCTGTGTCACTTGGTTGTCTATTTCTCCCCCCTTCCAGGATCGGGACACTCACTCTTATCAGGGGAAGAtcatcattcagtgtaatgaGGGTTCAGTGATCGGCTTCTACTCTGTCCTGGGATATATGGGGCTTCTGGCAGCTGTGAGCTTCATTATCGCTTTTCTAGCCCggacattaccggacagttttaatgaggccaagtacatcaccttcagcatgctggtgttctgcagtgtctggattgccatgatcccggcctatctgagcaccagagggaaatacatggtggctgtggaggTCTTTGCTATAATGGCCTCAAGTTCTGGACTTCTTGGCTGtatatttttcccaaaatgttaCATAATTCTGTTCAGACCCGACCTGAATACAAAAGCAGCAATCCACTAA